A genomic window from Triticum urartu cultivar G1812 chromosome 7, Tu2.1, whole genome shotgun sequence includes:
- the LOC125524956 gene encoding uncharacterized protein LOC125524956, protein MSSTAAAAPSDGDAKLQCFLQWLQANGADLRGCTIRACGRKGFGVYATAADAGAADGVVMAVPLDLAVTPMRVLQDPLVGARCRALFEEGGVDDRLLVMLFLMAERLRPSSLWKPYLDVLPSTFGSSVWFSDEELAEVEGTTLHRATVMQRESLQKLFDDKVKGLVEELLHVDESGSSIEVRFEDFLWANSIFWTRALNIPLPHSYVFPGSLDEQQNRTGEALGASSLTNQQETDITTKNCSGEEIPESCNTESIWVEGLVPGIDFCNHNVKALATWEVDSVGNLTGIPASMYLMLVQAGKSSVETGTEIYINYGNKGNEELLYLYGFVVDNNPDDYLMVHYPVEALRQLQSADVKMKLIEMQKAELRCLLPTSLLDRGFFGTSTSSSEDDNKKNASHFSSYSWSGQRKVPSYLHKNLFPQEFLSTLRTIAMQEHELEQVASLLGEVGSSEDGEPSDAEIKSAIWEVCGDHGALGLLVDLLRVKMAELEEGTGTEASDSQLLEKFDSNDPDDSLSATVEGIEATKSRVNRRSCIVYRRGQKQLTRMFLREAERLLELSAEEQT, encoded by the exons ATGtcgtccaccgccgccgccgccccgtccgaCGGCGACGCCAAGCTCCAGTGCTTCCTGCAATGGCTCCAG GCCAACGGCGCCGACCTCCGCGGCTGCACGATCCGCGCCTGcggccgcaagggcttcggcGTCTACGCCACCGCCGCCGATGCAGGCGCCGCCGACG GGGTGGTGATGGCGGTGCCGCTGGACCTCGCCGTCACCCCGATGCGGGTGCTGCAGGACCCGCTCGTCGGCGCGCGGTGCCGCGCGCTCTTCGAGGAAGGTGGCGTCGACGACCGCCTCCTCGTCATGCTCTTCCTCATGGCCGAGCGCCTCCGCCCTAGCTCCCTCTGGAAGCC GTACTTGGATGTGCTCCCGAGCACCTTCGGGAGCTCCGTCTGGTTCAGCGACGAGGAGCTCGCGGAGGTGGAAGGCACAACGCTGCACCGCGCCACGGTCATGCAG AGAGAATCGTTACAAAAGTTATTCGATGATAAGGTGAAAGGTCTGGTCGAGGAGCTTCTACATGTCGATGAATCGGGAAG CTCAATTGAAGTGCGGTTTGAGGACTTCCTTTG GGCAAACTCGATTTTCTGGACTCGAGCGCTGAACATCCCACTGCCTCATTCTTACGTTTTTCCGGGCTCGCTTGATGAACAACAGAACAGAACTGGGGAAGCTTTGGGTGCTTCTAGTCTCACCAATCAACAG GAAACTGACATTACAACGAAGAATTGTAGTGGTGAAGAGATTCCTGAATCTTGTAATACAGAGTCAATTTGGGTTGAGGGGCTCGTGCCAGGAATCGATTTCTGTAACCATA ATGTAAAGGCTCTGGCGACATGGGAAGTTGATTCGGTGGGAAATTTAACAGGAATTCCTGCTTCAATGTACCTCATGCTTG TGCAAGCTGGTAAAAGCTCTGTTGAGACTGGGACAGAGATCTACATAAATTATGGCAACAAAGGAAATGAG GAATTGCTGTACCTATATGGATTTGTGGTTGACAATAATCCAGATGATTATCTCATG GTTCATTATCCAGTAGAAGCTCTTAGACAGCTTCAGTCTGCTGACGTTAAGATGAAACTAATTGAGATGCAG AAGGCTGAATTGAGATGTCTTCTACCTACAAGTTTGCTTGATAGGGGATTTTTCGGAACCAGCACCAGTTCTAGTGAAGATGATAACAAGAAAAATGCTAGTCATTTTTCTAGTTACAGTTGGAGTGGTCAACGCAAAGTTCCATCATATCTCCACAAAAATCTTTTCCCTCAAGAATTTTTAAGTACTCTTCGCACAATTGCCATGCAAGAACATGAGCTTGAACAGGTTGCTTCCCTGCTTGGAGAG GTTGGATCTAGTGAGGATGGAGAACCATCTGATGCAGAGATCAAAAGCGCTATATGGGAGGTGTGCGGTGATCATGGAGCGCTGGGATTGCTTGTGGATCTTCTTAGGGTGAA AATGGCTGAACTTGAAGAAGGAACTGGAACAGAAGCATCTGACAGTCAACTGCTGGAGAAATTTGATTCCAACGATCCAGATGACTCCTTGAG TGCAACCGTCGAAGGCATCGAAGCGACGAAATCGAGAGTGAACAGAAGGTCGTGTATAGTGTACCGTAGAGGGCAGAAGCAGCTGACGAGGATGTTCCTCAGGGAGGCGGAACGTCTTCTGGAGCTGTCCGCGGAGGAGCAGACATAG
- the LOC125524957 gene encoding calcium-dependent protein kinase 26, with the protein MAAGGDGGAKYNSYKAPGLRGAILEAAHASCLGDRYALGEQLGWGQFGVIRSCSDMVTGEALACKSIAKDRLTSPDDVRGVRLEIEVMARLSGHPNVVDLKAVYEDQDSVHLVMELCAGGELFHRLQERGCFPEHEAATLFRYLMEVVAHCHSKGIVHRDLKPENILLVSKSPSSPIKLADFGLATYTQPGQRLSGTVGSPFYIAPEVLAGGYNEAADVWSAGVILYILLSGIPPFWGKTKSKIFECIRSTELRFPSDPWDRVSDSAKELITGMLRRDPAQRLTAEQVLEHSWIREHANDSRDSCGGCLEIGLGREEPGSCSFSTPMATRSRDVSFSTGGPIACQGLSEEPCSPTFSCRSSFSAFSAARAPAPSCGALLFSFGDSPEPMKDAAPVVSMPSFSFFCGLGSDEPEPLVASGDITTEKGAHCVEDAAVVCLNTSSSALRRMAEAALRGAAVTRANPSSRSRRNHTIGAGDERGHQHDLDMAVAESVIRWASCTHLSTTLSLRASLVC; encoded by the exons ATGGCCgctggcggcgacggcggcgccaAGTACAACTCGTACAAGGCTCCGGGGCTGCGGGGCGCGATACTGGAGGCGGCGCACGCCTCGTGCCTCGGGGACCGGTACGCGCTCGGGGAGCAGCTCGGGTGGGGCCAGTTCGGGGTCATCCGGTCCTGCTCCGACATGGTCACCGGCGAGGCGCTGGCCTGCAAGTCCATCGCCAAGGACCGGCTCACCTCCCCCGACGACGTGCGGGGCGTCCGGCTCGAGATCGAGGTCATGGCGCGCCTCTCGGGCCACCCCAACGTCGTCGACCTCAAGGCGGTGTACGAGGACCAGGACTCGGTGCACCTCGTCATGGAGCTCTGCGCCGGCGGGGAGCTCTTCCACCGCCTCCAGGAGCGCGGCTGCTTCCCGGAGCACGAGGCCGCCACGCTCTTCAGGTACCTCATGGAGGTCGTCGCGCACTGCCACAGCAAGGGGATCGTGCACCGGGACCTCAAGCCCGAGAACATCCTCCTCGTCAGCAAGTCGCCGTCCTCGCCCATCAAGCTCGCCGACTTTGGCCTCGCCACCTACACCCAGCCTG GTCAAAGATTGAGCGGCACGGTGGGGAGCCCGTTTTACATTGCGCCGGAGGTGCTTGCCGGCGGGTACAACGAGGCTGCCGATGTGTGGAGCGCCGGGGTTATACTCTACATCCTTTTGAGTGGCATCCCACCATTCTGGGGGAAGACCAAGTCGAAGATCTTCGAGTGTATCAGGTCGACAGAGCTGCGGTTCCCTTCCGACCCCTGGGACAGGGTTTCGGATTCGGCCAAGGAGCTCATCACCGGCATGCTGCGGCGCGATCCCGCACAGAGGCTCACAGCTGAGCAAGTTCTAG AGCATTCCTGGATACGAGAACACGCCAACGATTCACGCGATTCCTGCGGTGGTTGCCTTGAGATCGGCCTTGGGAGGGAGGAGCCTGGCTCGTGCTCGTTCTCCACGCCGATGGCGACACGCAGCCGCGACGTGAGCTTCAGCACCGGCGGCCCGATCGCCTGCCAGGGCCTGTCGGAAGAACCCTGCTCTCCAACATTCTCCTGTAGATCCTCCTTCTCTGCGTTCAGCGCAGCCAGGGCTCCAGCTCCATCTTGCGGAGCCTTGTTATTCTCATTCGGTGACAGCCCCGAACCCATGAAGGATGCTGCGCCTGTGGTGTCGATGCCGAGCTTCTCGTTCTTCTGTGGGCTAGGGTCCGATGAGCCTGAGCCATTGGTGGCATCAGGCGACATCACCACGGAGAAGGGAGCTCATTGTGTCGAAGACGCCGCGGTGGTGTGCCTCAACACCTCCTCCTCGGCTCTGAGGAGGATGGCGGAGGCGGCCCTGAGAGGGGCGGCTGTGACGAGGGCGAACCCGTCGTCACGCAGCAGGCGGAACCACACCAtcggcgccggcgacgagcggGGGCACCAGCACGACCTGGACATGGCGGTGGCCGAGTCGGTGATCCGGTGGGCGTCGTGCACGCACCTGTCCACCACCCTCTCCCTCCGCGCCTCGCTCGTGTGCTAG